AAAGTAATTCAaacaatacctttacataacctaattcgatggtaagtactcagtgctcccagAAAGTAGTGTTGTGGATCAATTGTTCATAAAAATAGTTAATTTTTTGTGCAGCAATGTACACCATTGAAAGCCAGTAGTTCAAACACACCTGGTGATGGACCAGCCAGGCAGAATTCTACCAGTCTACTTGGTCatctgagcaaaaaaaaaaggaaaagacaataTAATACAACAGAATGCACTACAAAtacaaaagacatgaaaactttgcagctcctggacagtgaacttgatcgAGTTAACAAAGAATCCCAACTGATGGACATTAGAATAAAACTGGCACAGACAGAGTTAACAAATGCAAAGCTGTCATAGCTCAAGACTTATTATGAATTAAAGAGGCTAGAAAACGAATAGTCAATACCCGCTGCTGAAAGTGTCGACAAACTGATTGAGCTGGATATTGCTGCTCTGCCAAAATCCaactgaataataaatattatgacCATTCAGTTTGAAATTTTGacttgtttgttattgttttgttgtaagTGTTATTAATTTGTCAACTGTTGGTACAACCACACTCTCACAGCCCTTGCCTAAGTTGTTGAGCACATGTCATTAggaaactttttcttaaatctaTGATAATCCCTGAAAGTATACATTTTGCTGCTCTtgtattaaaatttctttacacaTACCTTAGGAAGAACCGTGCAACAATTCTATCACGTGCGTGTCTTCCTGGCAGTGCTGCATCCTGGAATGGGCCACCCTCTCTATCATTATTTGAATCCTCATCAGAGGCCTGATCAGAGTTGTCATTCAGATCGGGACAAGGGTGTATCTGAAGTCATAAAAGTATATTCTGAAGCACTGGATATTAAAGGGGATGAGTTTATGTAATTCTAAACCATGATGAACACAAAATGGtgcaatatattacaacataaaaataaagacatgtaCTCATCAGCCAATAAGAAAAACtttgacaaaacaaagacagtatATACCTTAGTTGTGCCTGAAGGCAATGAAACCGTGTCTTAAAAACACCATTGGCTCTCTCAATGGTGCTCCTTGTTGAGCAGTGTGAGCGGTTGAACCTTTCCTTGGTTCTGGTGTCTGCATTTAGGAAGGGGGTGGGTGATTAGCCAATCCCTTAGtgggtagccactgtctcccagaATTATCCCAGACAGGGGGCGAGGATTTCTCTCCATAGCTTTGAAAAGGGAGCTCTCCCTTAGTATACGGGCATCATGGACTGAACCAGGCCAGTTTACGACACAATGGCGAATGATGAGGTCCGCATCACACATTAATTGTACATTAATGGTATGCTGACCCTTCCTATTCACAAATATCTGTTCATTTTCAGATGGCCGACGAATAGGTATATGGGTGCAGTCAATGCAGCTGGCAGACACACATATTCGTTTAGGTGCCTTGCAAAGGCAGCAGACACTCTGATTAATATGCGGCTGATTGTAGCTTTGTCGATgccaaaagtgtcagccacCACAATTTACATGGTGCCTGTTGCATAAAAGcgtaatgccaccatcacctgcaaaaagGCGAAGTacaaacaagttttgtaaacaaCTATAGCATTCATAGGAgataggaaatattattgacctcCATGATCTATCACTCACATTTTAATGAAACTGGCCCTTTTTTGGTTACAAAGGACTATGTGAACATAAACCTAGTATGATTATTTACCTGTTGAGAATGTGAGATACAGCGTGCAAATTTATATACTGTGAgcaactgcctgtcaaattaaTAAACGCATATTAAATCTAACTCTACCGGAGGTTGTGGGTgctctgctttttattttgggTTGTGTTATTTgaatacaataacaaaaatgtttacgtCCTACAAAAGTACTCAACGTTGTCAATAAGATTGCTATTAATTATAGATTAAAATAGCGACATTCGATATTATGCTTAAGAAATCGAGGACGTGGTAGAGAGATACCATGTGTTATAATGACCTAAGAGGAAGATGAATGTACGTAGTAGTGACAAGTCTTACCTGCAACTAAGGCGGAACAGAACCTTTTGGCTGGAAAGGGTGGTCAAGATCATTTTCCACCAAGTCCACCAAGTCAATGATGTTCGTTAgaccatgaacgtagatcccaaagtctcattaaattccattttcgcgctgctcttccggaagtACGACCGGCctttaggttcgccgagactaacagcggatcacttcgaaagaggccgacagtgagtctcggcatacagacatcacacctatacacgtccatggctAGACGGAATCGAAACCTATCATACACATCGACATCATGATATACTTCAAAAGGATTAGATCTATCCCCGAAGATTCTGTCTCGTCTCAATTGCCGACGCACGATGATTCGGTAAGCAACAGGATGAATCGCCATCTTGGAAAACTgccgtgtgcgcatgcgtaagtAGCGAGTCGCGGCTAACCAAGGGGTTACAGGGAAGGGCAGccatcttaaattttaagacgaAGACCGCTCGCTGTTGCACAAGACTTGTCGAGGTCAGTCTATTGTGAGAGGTCAAGATGCTTTGTTATTGCCGCACGTCCACCGCTCACTGACATTCCGTGCATCCGGTCCCAGAAGACTGTAAGTAGGCAGAACACGTGACCTCGACAAAGAGCGAGCATCACCACGAAGGACTGGCAGTTGGAAGTGTCTCACTTTATTGAGGCGATGTCAGAAACAGAGTTAGAACCGCCCACATCTGACTCCAAATATGAATTAAGCGAGCGTCCCTTTATTTCTCCAGCTTAGTTAAGAGATTGCAGGTGGGATAGGTGCACAAAATAAGATAGTAAGTTGGAGCCAGTCTAATTATTTGAGGGGAGGAGCGAAGAGGCGGCTGTTCACACATTACGGACGTGAACCTTtgagaagaaatataattttctgcaaCAGCTGCAACAGACAGGACCATGTCaccaaagcagacgacagatgtcAGCATTTAGCGCTTCTTCATGACAGTTACtggttttatttcaataaaataattaatagtaATTAAAACTTCTATTTAGACTTGTATTAGTTATTTGAAGTAGATGATTGAATTGTCTTAATTAATAGTTAATTGTTTATTAAgagtaatgaaaattttattgttcCTTCGACCGTATAtagtacttttttttacctCTCTTCCAGCTTCTCACTGGtgtctaacaacaacaacaacaacaacaacaacaacaacaacaacaacaaacaaacagacaaaatgcTTCTACATAAACAAGTGAAGAATAAGAAACATCCACATGACtttactttcaattttttttttctttaacacatGTCTGCgcattttcacataaaattcgTCCTTACACATAAACAAGAGGATAATAGGAAACACAAGCACATGCAATCCTTCGCCACAAGTTAAATAACGACCTTGGTGTGTTTCATTACATAAGTAAGACTTGATGAACATTGTTTACAAACCTGGTTTCCTTATTTATGCCTCATCATTACTAATGAGATGGGATGGGAGGCTGGGAATTATTTGTTGTGAGAGATCCGTGTATCAAATAAATCACACAATGTAGGTGGTGCAAgtaaaagaagagaaggagttTGATGAGGTCAGCatcattaattctttttaaactcTAGTGATAAAGCAGAATGAGGAGGATTTACACACTTAATTACTCAGGCCTGTCTCACATGGTGGGCAGGAATATCTGAAAGCAATAAAAGCTACAGGTGGTACAGGTCAGCAACACTTGCATCAGACACCGACACCCACAGGTAGACGCTGCGCTGTCGCTGCTGGAGGTTGCTACGTATGTCCTTCTTTTAGCTCTTAGTTTATCTAATATTCTTTTACCTCCCACAGCTTGTGGTATTTTTGAAAGGCAAAAGAACAGCAAGGTATTTCATATTGCGTAGTCCCTATTTATTCCTTTCCATTTTAATGTCACCTTATAAATTTGACAAACTTTTAGTTTCTCTGTTCCTGTTTAGTGTGTAATCATGTTGTTTGTGACTGTAGTATGATGTACACACATACCAAGAGTCACAGCTTTGTAACTTTCTCCATGTAATATCTAGTCTGCCATCTGACTTCCACATCGACTTGCAGGTGTAACAATCATCTTTGGACTTCGAATACGATGGCACTCAGACTGTTCATCTGCCTCGTGATTCTCAGCCTTGTGGATGAGGGACACAGTAGTCAGTCGATACGCTTTACTCCTTTCTTTATTAGTATCATTCTTCCAAACTGAAAAGAAgtttgaataaataaagtaaaagataaaaaaaatgaataaaagaatacacgaatgaataaagaaattcagCTTAACTATATACCAACTCAGTGaattacaaagataaaaagtatctaccattttgttctcttttgttCATGACACGTCACTTATAGTACGGTGTTGAACTTTGGATaccttcctaaaaaaaaaaaaaaatttatgctGATATTCTAAGGTAAGGATAGCAATGGGCATcacgaaagaaacaaatgattaAGTGTAATTCTGAAACAAAGTAAAAGgattttttgaatttttgacAACCTGTTGGGTAACGTATGAAAGTAATGTTAGTCATGAGTTTGCAAATAGTATGAAAACAAAGCTAACAtcaccatttttattttgtgtgctgCAGGCTGTTATGAACCCCTTGATCCAGGCCCTTGTATGGCAGAAATTACTAGGTATTATTTCAACATCTCTTCACAAATGTGCCAGAACTTCACCTACGGGGGCTGCCAAGGCAACGGAAATAATTACTTTACCATGGATGACTGTACACGTGACTGTGTTTGCTCCTTGCCCAGTCAGCCGGGTCCTTGTCAAGCGTACAACCCCAGGTACTTCTTCAACGTAACTTCCAAGGCCTGCGAGGAGTTTATCTACGGCGGCTGTAAAGGCAACAGGAATAATTTTGAGACTTTGGAAGTCTGCCAGCATTCCTGCCTTCCATGTGtgtatagaaagaaagaaagaaagaaagaaaggaagaaagaaaaatgagtagaaaaaagagtaagaaaaagataaaaataaggaaacattCAAAGACACTAAGATGATAAAGACAATCTGATTTTATCCAGCAGTGCTGTACATAGTTTTTGTTCTCAAACATTGTTGAAGTAAGCtacttactttatttttatattttctttcacagacTGCAACCTGCCAGCGGAGACAGGCCCTTGTAGAGCCAGAATGGAGAGATATTTCTACAATTCTACAACTCGAGCTTgcgaaaaatttatttatggcGGATGCGCAGGCAACGCAAACAACTTCGAGACGAAGGAAGACTGTGAGAAAGACTGTCACGAGTCCTGAGATGTGGGCAACTGAGACATAGACAACCATTCAGCTCTTTCGTATTTTGTTCCAAACTATATCATATAATCTAAAGATACAagcagatggaaaaaaatgtaaagagcaCATGTTCAAGTGTCTTGATAGAATACAGAGAACGTTGACAAGAACCACTTAACAGTTTTTCTGCAAACGATATTTTATGTCAAACCATCGAGatcttgtaaaaataaag
This sequence is a window from Pomacea canaliculata isolate SZHN2017 linkage group LG5, ASM307304v1, whole genome shotgun sequence. Protein-coding genes within it:
- the LOC112564788 gene encoding uncharacterized protein LOC112564788 translates to MRTRQFSKMAIHPVAYRIIVRRQLRRDRIFGDRSNPFEVYHDVDVYDRFRFRLAMDVYRCDVCMPRLTVGLFRSDPLLVSANLKAGRTSGRAARKHRQSYNQPHINQSVCCLCKAPKRICVSASCIDCTHIPIRRPSENEQIFVNRKGQHTINVQLMCDADLIIRHCVVNWPGSVHDARILRESSLFKAMERNPRPLSGIILGDSGYPLRDWLITHPLPKCRHQNQGKVQPLTLLNKEHH